A genomic window from Erythrobacter sp. BLCC-B19 includes:
- a CDS encoding 3-keto-disaccharide hydrolase — protein sequence MAATAASGSGDAGRSLTDELRARDPAIRQLIDENPGIEEGWQEPFWREALLDAPRLPGSPWRIHDLARPQPPLVAPSECQKARGRKLKASDWTGEKLALWSRDGGELVPSGHTANRIATRESFGDVELSLEFQMPAPPVGVFQRRGNSGIFFQQRYEVQILDSHRNPTYPDGQMGALYGQVPPRANASRPPGEWQCLTIRYRAARFADDGALIAPPRASVALNGVMLQDDQAFLGPTAFAAVGPWQPHAVRLPIVLQDHGDAGGRIRFRNIRVRELPAQ from the coding sequence TTGGCCGCAACGGCTGCATCGGGAAGCGGTGATGCAGGGCGCTCGCTCACCGATGAACTGCGCGCGCGCGACCCGGCGATCCGGCAATTGATCGACGAGAATCCCGGGATCGAGGAAGGCTGGCAGGAGCCCTTCTGGCGCGAAGCCCTGCTCGATGCGCCGCGCCTGCCGGGAAGCCCGTGGCGGATCCACGACCTTGCCCGGCCGCAGCCGCCCTTGGTCGCACCCTCGGAGTGCCAGAAGGCAAGGGGCCGCAAGCTCAAGGCATCGGACTGGACGGGTGAAAAGCTCGCCCTCTGGTCGCGCGACGGCGGCGAACTTGTCCCCTCGGGCCATACCGCCAACCGCATCGCCACCCGCGAAAGCTTCGGCGATGTCGAGCTTTCGCTCGAATTCCAGATGCCCGCCCCGCCGGTCGGCGTGTTCCAGCGGCGCGGCAACAGCGGGATCTTTTTCCAGCAGCGCTACGAGGTGCAGATCCTCGACAGCCATCGCAACCCGACCTACCCCGACGGGCAGATGGGCGCGCTCTACGGGCAGGTGCCGCCGCGTGCCAATGCCTCGCGCCCGCCGGGTGAATGGCAGTGCCTGACGATCCGTTACCGCGCCGCGCGCTTTGCCGATGACGGCGCGCTGATCGCACCCCCGCGCGCGAGCGTGGCCCTCAACGGCGTCATGCTGCAGGACGATCAGGCTTTCCTCGGCCCGACGGCCTTTGCTGCGGTCGGCCCGTGGCAGCCCCATGCCGTAAGACTGCCGATCGTGCTGCAGGACCATGGCGATGCCGGCGGACGCATCCGCTTTCGCAACATTCGCGTGCGCGAGTTGCCGGCACAATGA
- the dgcA gene encoding N-acetyl-D-Glu racemase DgcA encodes MQLEIARRDWLLKEPFTISRGTMTTADAVIVTLREGDVVGRGEAYGIIYEGETPDSIVAQIESVRPAIEAGVDRIALLDLLPIGGARCAVDCALWDLEAKRSAQPAWQMAGIGALRDVETAFTIGMRSIEDVRATAARFADFPLLKLKVGRENPLATIAAARAGAPSSRFIVDPNQSWSAADVIAMADQLAELGVVLLEQPVPVDDDGGLRGFRGPVAICADELVHDRSDLAKAEGKYSHINIKLDKAGGLTEALALASAALAQGYGLMVGCMAGSSLAMAPAHLVAQLCDYVDLDGPLLQAEDWSPAMIYRAGRLTPPEPALWG; translated from the coding sequence ATGCAGCTTGAGATCGCCCGCCGGGACTGGCTGCTGAAAGAGCCTTTCACGATTTCCCGGGGCACGATGACCACCGCCGACGCGGTGATCGTGACCTTGCGCGAAGGCGATGTTGTCGGACGGGGTGAGGCCTATGGCATCATCTATGAGGGCGAGACGCCTGACAGTATCGTCGCGCAAATCGAAAGCGTGCGCCCGGCGATCGAAGCCGGTGTGGATCGCATCGCGCTGCTCGATCTGCTGCCGATCGGCGGCGCGCGCTGCGCGGTGGATTGCGCGTTGTGGGATCTGGAAGCCAAGCGCAGCGCTCAGCCCGCCTGGCAAATGGCCGGGATCGGCGCTCTGCGCGATGTCGAAACCGCCTTTACCATCGGGATGCGATCCATCGAAGATGTCCGCGCGACCGCGGCGCGCTTTGCCGACTTCCCGCTGCTGAAGCTCAAGGTAGGGCGCGAAAATCCGCTCGCCACAATTGCGGCGGCGCGAGCGGGAGCGCCATCGAGCCGCTTCATCGTCGATCCCAATCAGAGCTGGTCTGCGGCCGATGTCATCGCAATGGCCGACCAGCTAGCGGAGCTTGGGGTGGTTCTGCTCGAACAACCGGTTCCGGTCGACGATGACGGCGGGCTGCGCGGGTTTCGGGGGCCAGTCGCCATCTGCGCGGACGAGCTGGTGCATGACCGCAGCGATCTGGCGAAGGCCGAAGGCAAGTATAGCCACATCAACATCAAGCTCGACAAGGCCGGCGGCCTGACCGAGGCTCTGGCACTCGCCAGCGCGGCTTTGGCCCAAGGATACGGGTTGATGGTCGGCTGCATGGCGGGGTCGTCGCTGGCGATGGCACCGGCGCATCTGGTTGCCCAGCTATGCGACTATGTCGATCTCGACGGACCCTTGCTGCAGGCCGAGGACTGGTCGCCCGCGATGATCTACCGCGCCGGCCGCCTCACCCCGCCGGAGCCTGCCCTGTGGGGGTGA
- a CDS encoding GMC family oxidoreductase, with the protein MSKAATHPDVIVVGSGAGGGMAAYALAQEGLDVLMLESGRDYDPMTETPMFQMPGEAPLHGAATPDKEFGYYDATAGGGWEVPGEPYTVADGSAFRWWRARMLGGRTNHWGRMSLRFGPDDFRGKSLDGLGADWPFGYDELAPWYDKVERLIGVFGAAEGIANSPDSPDGILLPPPRPRAFEQWMGMVMGRRHGIPVVPAHMAILTQPHGDRPQCLYATDCMRGCAIGANFQSTTVLIPPARDTGHLAIRTGAHVFEVPVDSSGKATGVHFIDRADGSVHEIKARAVIIAASSCESARILLQSRSSAFPDGLGNEQGQVGRNLMDTPSVSVAAQVPQLENLPAFHDEGVTLFHVYSPWWLTDEQRAGALGFARGCHIEFWGGRRLPEFDDMTAIAALAKPGTGDALHAEMRRLYGSIVYLSGRGEMIPNANSRCELDPEVKDRFGLPVLRFHWQWGAEELAQMAFMRGTLADVFKDMGANILTDLDRPIAEVMRPGGHVIHEAGTLRMAERAGDGPVDRWGRLHTTPNLYVADAGLFPSMPCKNPTLTIMALAWRGAAHLAESLKRGEA; encoded by the coding sequence ATGAGCAAGGCCGCGACCCATCCCGATGTGATCGTCGTCGGCTCGGGCGCGGGCGGCGGCATGGCCGCCTATGCGCTGGCGCAGGAGGGTCTCGATGTCCTCATGCTGGAGAGCGGGCGTGACTACGACCCGATGACCGAGACCCCGATGTTCCAGATGCCGGGCGAAGCGCCGCTCCATGGCGCTGCGACGCCTGACAAGGAATTCGGCTATTACGATGCCACCGCTGGCGGCGGCTGGGAGGTGCCGGGCGAGCCCTATACCGTCGCCGATGGCAGCGCCTTCCGCTGGTGGCGCGCGCGGATGCTGGGCGGGCGAACCAATCACTGGGGCCGCATGAGCCTGCGTTTCGGCCCGGACGATTTCCGCGGAAAGAGCCTCGACGGGCTCGGCGCCGACTGGCCCTTCGGCTATGACGAGCTTGCCCCCTGGTACGACAAGGTCGAGCGGCTGATCGGCGTGTTCGGCGCGGCCGAGGGCATTGCCAATTCGCCCGACAGCCCGGACGGCATCCTCCTCCCGCCGCCCCGTCCGCGCGCCTTCGAGCAATGGATGGGCATGGTGATGGGCCGCCGCCACGGCATCCCGGTGGTGCCTGCGCACATGGCGATCCTGACGCAGCCGCACGGCGACCGCCCGCAATGCCTCTATGCCACCGACTGTATGCGCGGCTGCGCGATCGGCGCCAACTTCCAGTCGACCACCGTTCTCATCCCGCCCGCGCGTGACACCGGGCACCTCGCCATTCGCACCGGCGCGCATGTCTTCGAGGTTCCGGTCGACAGCAGCGGCAAGGCGACCGGCGTGCACTTCATCGACCGGGCCGACGGTTCCGTTCACGAGATAAAGGCGCGCGCAGTCATCATCGCCGCCAGCTCCTGCGAAAGCGCGCGAATCCTGCTCCAGTCGCGCTCTTCCGCCTTTCCCGATGGGCTCGGCAACGAGCAGGGACAGGTCGGGCGCAACCTGATGGATACGCCGAGCGTCTCGGTGGCAGCGCAGGTACCGCAGCTCGAAAACCTGCCCGCCTTCCATGACGAGGGCGTGACCCTGTTCCACGTCTATTCGCCATGGTGGCTGACCGACGAGCAGCGCGCCGGCGCGCTGGGCTTCGCGCGGGGGTGCCATATCGAATTCTGGGGCGGCCGCCGCCTGCCCGAATTCGACGACATGACCGCCATCGCCGCGCTCGCCAAGCCGGGCACGGGCGATGCGCTCCACGCCGAGATGCGGCGGCTCTATGGTTCGATCGTCTATCTATCGGGCCGCGGCGAGATGATCCCCAACGCCAACAGCCGCTGCGAGCTCGATCCCGAGGTCAAGGACCGCTTCGGCCTGCCGGTGCTGCGCTTCCACTGGCAGTGGGGCGCGGAGGAGCTGGCGCAGATGGCCTTCATGCGCGGGACGCTCGCGGATGTGTTCAAGGACATGGGCGCGAACATCCTTACCGATCTCGACCGCCCGATTGCCGAGGTGATGCGTCCGGGCGGCCATGTGATCCACGAAGCCGGCACCTTGCGCATGGCCGAGCGAGCGGGTGACGGCCCGGTCGACCGCTGGGGGCGGTTGCACACCACCCCCAACCTCTATGTCGCCGATGCCGGGCTGTTCCCCTCAATGCCGTGCAAGAACCCGACGCTGACGATCATGGCGCTCGCCTGGCGCGGTGCGGCTCATCTGGCCGAGAGCCTGAAGCGGGGTGAGGCATGA
- a CDS encoding Gfo/Idh/MocA family protein — MTTPAAAGRPLRIGFIGSGFIAHFHLTSFEGVRDAVIVGVTSPTPARREAFAERANAMGLGPCRAYPDIESMVIEGEVDAVWVLNPNDTRIATFTALAHAALHPRSRLAAVACEKPLARTLAEAREVLRLTESAGLLHGYLENQLFSTAVERGKAIIWGRAVPGSGRPYLARAAEEHSGPHEPWFWDGKRQGGGVMSDMMCHSVEVGRHLLTAPGAPRDSLRVTSVSGSIGHLKFGRPGAAEGLARQMAGFDPSRPIAEDFARGLLRLEDEAGHELIVEATTSWAYVGAGLRLDIELMGPEYAMRWSSLETGLKLFLSRNIAGAQGEDLVEKQNAEQGEMPIVPDEAGIYGYTLENRHMVHTFRHGIMPSENFHDGLDVVRLIMALYRSAETGTTIDPADTLLDAYLPVPARG; from the coding sequence ATGACCACCCCCGCCGCCGCTGGCCGCCCATTGCGGATCGGCTTCATCGGATCGGGCTTTATCGCCCATTTCCACCTGACCTCCTTTGAAGGGGTGCGCGATGCGGTGATCGTCGGCGTCACCAGCCCGACGCCCGCCCGGCGGGAAGCCTTTGCCGAGCGCGCCAATGCGATGGGCCTCGGGCCGTGCCGCGCCTATCCCGATATCGAAAGCATGGTGATCGAGGGCGAGGTCGATGCGGTCTGGGTGCTCAATCCCAACGACACGCGCATCGCCACATTCACCGCCCTCGCCCACGCAGCGCTGCATCCCCGCAGCCGCCTCGCCGCCGTGGCCTGCGAAAAGCCGCTTGCCCGCACGCTCGCCGAGGCACGCGAGGTGCTGCGCCTGACCGAGAGCGCAGGGCTGCTCCACGGCTATCTCGAAAACCAGCTGTTCTCCACGGCTGTCGAGCGGGGCAAGGCGATCATCTGGGGCCGCGCCGTTCCCGGTTCGGGCCGCCCCTACCTCGCCCGCGCGGCCGAGGAGCATTCCGGCCCGCACGAGCCGTGGTTCTGGGACGGCAAGCGCCAGGGCGGGGGCGTGATGTCGGACATGATGTGCCACTCGGTCGAGGTCGGCCGCCATCTCCTCACCGCTCCGGGCGCGCCCCGCGACAGCCTGCGGGTGACGTCGGTCAGCGGGAGCATCGGACACCTCAAGTTCGGCAGGCCCGGCGCGGCGGAAGGACTGGCGCGGCAGATGGCAGGCTTCGATCCCTCCCGCCCGATTGCCGAGGATTTCGCCCGCGGGCTGCTGCGGCTCGAAGACGAGGCGGGGCATGAACTGATCGTCGAGGCGACCACCAGCTGGGCCTATGTCGGCGCTGGTCTCAGGCTCGATATCGAGCTGATGGGGCCCGAATATGCGATGCGCTGGTCATCGCTCGAAACCGGGCTCAAGCTCTTCCTGTCGCGCAATATCGCCGGGGCGCAGGGTGAGGATCTGGTCGAGAAGCAGAACGCCGAACAGGGCGAGATGCCGATCGTGCCGGACGAGGCCGGGATCTACGGCTACACATTGGAGAACCGCCACATGGTGCACACCTTCCGGCACGGGATCATGCCTTCGGAGAATTTCCATGACGGGCTCGATGTGGTGCGCCTGATCATGGCGCTCTACCGCTCGGCGGAGACCGGGACTACGATCGACCCGGCCGATACCTTGCTCGATGCCTATCTGCCGGTGCCCGCCCGTGGTTAG
- a CDS encoding DUF1611 domain-containing protein, translating to MHAIRKPYLLFLGDVGSDIFAKTAHGLKDWCPDDCVAQWRLPDCSVDLGLQELAPQAAAAAGARSLVIAVAPIGGALPPHWIPAILAGIEAGLDIVSGMHGTLAAVPAIAEAARRKGVALHDVRQAPAGIPIGTGRKRTGRRLLTIGTDCALGKKYTALAIAREMQRQGISATFRATGQTGILIAGGGIPIDAVISDFVAGAAEILSPDAPTDHWDVIEGQGSLFHPAYAAVTLGLIHGSQPDAMILCHEPGRERINGYPDFPVPALTAAIRHFENCAQLTNPAARVVGVSLNTSRLSPEQRAEAIRAAMDETGLPAFDPVATSIADLVRSFAGTLDHAA from the coding sequence ATGCACGCGATCCGCAAACCCTATCTCCTGTTCCTGGGCGACGTCGGCTCCGACATCTTCGCCAAGACGGCGCACGGGCTGAAGGATTGGTGCCCGGATGATTGCGTCGCCCAGTGGCGTCTGCCCGACTGTTCGGTCGATCTCGGGCTTCAGGAGCTTGCACCCCAGGCTGCGGCTGCTGCCGGTGCGCGTTCGCTCGTTATCGCTGTGGCACCGATCGGGGGCGCCCTGCCTCCGCACTGGATTCCGGCCATCCTTGCCGGAATCGAGGCTGGGCTCGACATTGTCTCCGGCATGCACGGCACGCTCGCCGCAGTTCCCGCCATTGCCGAGGCCGCGCGGCGCAAGGGCGTGGCGCTGCATGACGTGCGCCAGGCGCCCGCCGGTATTCCCATCGGCACCGGGCGCAAACGCACGGGCCGCCGGTTGCTCACGATCGGCACGGATTGCGCGCTCGGCAAGAAGTACACTGCGCTTGCCATAGCTCGGGAAATGCAGCGGCAAGGGATCAGCGCGACGTTCCGCGCCACCGGTCAAACCGGCATCCTGATCGCGGGTGGCGGCATTCCGATCGATGCCGTGATCTCCGATTTCGTGGCCGGCGCGGCAGAGATCCTGAGCCCCGATGCTCCGACCGATCACTGGGACGTGATCGAGGGGCAGGGATCGCTGTTTCACCCTGCCTATGCTGCTGTCACGCTCGGGCTGATCCACGGCAGCCAGCCCGATGCGATGATCCTGTGCCACGAGCCGGGCCGCGAACGGATCAACGGCTATCCCGATTTCCCCGTCCCTGCGCTGACCGCCGCCATCCGGCATTTCGAGAATTGTGCGCAGTTGACCAACCCGGCCGCACGCGTGGTCGGCGTCAGCCTCAACACGTCGCGCCTTTCGCCGGAACAGCGCGCCGAAGCGATTCGGGCGGCGATGGACGAGACCGGCCTTCCGGCCTTCGACCCCGTCGCGACGTCGATCGCCGATCTGGTCCGCAGCTTTGCCGGAACGCTCGATCATGCAGCTTGA
- a CDS encoding serine hydrolase domain-containing protein, translating to MVRLLLALAALLASAPAAANSYEDWADALVGKGVEAGGASAATVAIVKDGQVVAIRGYGKPAPGAARGIDPARDHFQIASVSKTFAGLLLLDLVRTGAMPSLDTPANAVLKRVKLPAMGGKPILLRHLLTHSAGFEERGFGYFDLGRMSVPATGADIRAILPAQVRPAGTASVYANISAPLVAMAIEDATGRRYDDLLSERLLRPLGMGATRLNLSGKPTPGLVVPFAPGGSEIPRNFNAPFFAPTGSIETTAPDMARYMLAMLGEGGTPLPPELRRLATAPLAGNGPGLDSIGAFWFLSQWGSQPTWEHAGGLSGVASTLVIVPEQRLGLFVAWTASAPPLGYGEIRDSFLAAFAGPPQRASGIGGSDPGIEGRYWTERRPHSTAEVLFFLGAVTEVTRTADGIAINGKPVTRIAPGLYEEQAAPGRAPTRWLFRGDTLAERVAVARKVSGLSDPAVQMKIAAASLLVALSGLLAAIWARGAARWLAPLTALVAGGLPATVFALGGPDAIAAAMQQGDTTAFTIGGVITAALLVLGLALFVLAIRKPGRMLARVHVALTGGAALLLGGLLTFWHLPFPLHG from the coding sequence GTGGTTAGGTTGCTGCTCGCCCTCGCCGCGCTGCTGGCATCGGCACCTGCCGCGGCGAATTCCTATGAAGATTGGGCAGACGCCCTTGTCGGCAAGGGTGTCGAGGCGGGCGGCGCCTCTGCCGCGACGGTCGCGATCGTCAAGGATGGACAGGTGGTCGCGATCCGCGGTTACGGCAAGCCCGCGCCCGGCGCGGCCCGCGGGATCGATCCGGCGCGCGATCATTTCCAGATCGCTTCGGTTTCCAAGACCTTCGCCGGACTGCTGCTGCTCGATCTGGTGCGCACCGGCGCGATGCCGTCGCTCGACACCCCGGCCAATGCCGTGCTCAAGCGGGTGAAGCTGCCCGCGATGGGGGGCAAGCCGATCCTGCTGCGTCACCTGCTGACCCATTCCGCCGGTTTCGAGGAGCGCGGCTTCGGCTATTTCGATCTTGGCCGCATGTCCGTGCCCGCCACCGGCGCGGATATCCGCGCGATCCTGCCCGCACAGGTGCGCCCCGCCGGGACCGCGTCGGTTTATGCCAATATCAGCGCGCCATTGGTGGCAATGGCGATCGAGGATGCCACGGGCAGGCGCTATGACGACCTGCTCTCCGAACGCCTGCTGCGTCCGCTGGGGATGGGCGCGACCCGCCTCAACCTCAGCGGCAAGCCGACACCCGGGCTGGTCGTGCCCTTCGCCCCGGGCGGGAGCGAGATCCCGCGCAACTTCAACGCGCCTTTCTTCGCGCCGACCGGATCGATCGAGACGACCGCGCCCGACATGGCGCGCTACATGCTCGCAATGCTGGGAGAGGGCGGCACCCCGCTCCCGCCCGAGCTGCGGCGCTTGGCGACCGCCCCGCTCGCCGGGAACGGGCCGGGTCTCGACAGCATCGGCGCCTTCTGGTTCCTCAGCCAATGGGGCAGCCAGCCCACGTGGGAACATGCAGGGGGCCTGTCGGGCGTCGCATCGACGCTGGTGATCGTGCCGGAGCAGCGGCTCGGGCTGTTCGTCGCCTGGACGGCATCTGCCCCGCCCCTCGGCTATGGCGAAATCCGCGACAGCTTTCTCGCCGCATTTGCCGGCCCGCCGCAGCGCGCCTCCGGCATCGGCGGCAGCGACCCCGGGATCGAGGGGCGCTATTGGACCGAACGCCGCCCGCACAGCACCGCCGAAGTGCTGTTCTTCCTCGGCGCCGTCACCGAAGTGACGCGCACGGCGGACGGTATCGCGATCAACGGCAAGCCGGTCACCCGCATCGCGCCCGGTCTCTACGAGGAACAGGCCGCGCCCGGCCGCGCGCCGACACGCTGGCTTTTCCGCGGCGATACCCTGGCCGAACGTGTCGCGGTTGCCCGCAAGGTCTCGGGATTGTCGGACCCGGCGGTCCAGATGAAGATCGCCGCAGCCTCCCTGCTGGTCGCGCTATCCGGGTTGCTCGCCGCGATCTGGGCGCGCGGGGCAGCGCGCTGGCTGGCGCCGCTGACCGCGCTGGTTGCCGGCGGGCTTCCGGCGACGGTCTTCGCCCTTGGCGGCCCCGACGCCATCGCCGCCGCCATGCAGCAGGGCGACACCACCGCCTTCACCATCGGCGGCGTGATCACCGCGGCGCTGCTGGTGCTCGGCCTTGCCCTCTTTGTGCTGGCCATCCGCAAGCCGGGTCGCATGCTGGCCCGCGTGCACGTCGCGCTGACCGGAGGCGCCGCGCTGCTGCTGGGCGGTCTTCTCACCTTCTGGCACCTCCCCTTCCCCTTGCACGGTTGA
- a CDS encoding S9 family peptidase, with product MRSRFWTGLGAALLVLGAGQGHAAGGAASLLDWIGANIEAEDAVLAPARIEPVWVDKDKVLIPAARGSLAIDLVDARNGERKSLTDPAALAEAMRARGFDPAPIRARGFDAKGLQLSDGDRWWRVIDGIPVAAPDLELRAKRDVPQLIASQFPTTFDDLIELPEPGGSRFLTLQGHDLALRARDGTVTPLTQGATADLTWRSSEESEQDFPAVWSPDGKLIAAVRLDLRGVPHEPVMRWLETPPRVDRIPFPRAGEPMPRFTVALFSPDGGAPRFLDLGDTADHYVNIIDFSRDSRTLLVQVTDRAHHHWRLLGVDIASGAVTTLLEERRATYIDTPMTLAPRLVHVVDGGFVHLSEASGYRHIVVHAADGRKLRQLTSGPFVVEDIVAIDHRQGWVYFLADTTPSTVLTPSLHRVRLSGGASETIGGEGVEKVWFAPDLGHVVIRRSSTTSVPVTELLSTKGGGAKVLSSPPTVQLAALPQGIPISTASADGKREVHGVLYLPPGAQGPVPVVEIIYGGMQLDFMPRHWFGFGRLEGGYNGMIARLLLARGYAVGYINAPGTPNRGRSYQDATYGNWPQSVIPDHVAWWRAAAQRHPGIDLARLGVYGNSWGGYLAQRAMIDAPGFYRAAMAMAPPSDLVDHPNYIEPFMGRPDENPDGYAKASNLDRIANIQGPVLVMPMPLDVNASFSPAMKFVDAMITAGKSVEIFTIPEVNHRVNCCGPARERYAYATVINFLDRNLND from the coding sequence GTGAGATCACGCTTTTGGACCGGGCTGGGCGCGGCTTTGCTCGTGCTTGGCGCGGGACAGGGGCATGCCGCCGGGGGGGCGGCATCGCTTCTGGATTGGATCGGTGCGAACATCGAGGCCGAGGATGCCGTGCTGGCGCCTGCGCGGATCGAACCGGTGTGGGTCGACAAGGACAAGGTGCTGATCCCTGCGGCGCGTGGCAGTCTCGCTATTGATCTCGTTGACGCGCGCAACGGCGAGCGGAAGTCGCTGACCGATCCGGCGGCGCTTGCCGAAGCCATGCGGGCGCGCGGGTTTGATCCGGCGCCGATCCGTGCGCGGGGATTTGATGCAAAGGGGCTTCAGCTCAGCGATGGTGATCGCTGGTGGCGGGTGATCGACGGCATCCCCGTTGCCGCCCCCGACCTCGAACTGCGCGCCAAGCGCGATGTGCCGCAGCTGATCGCATCCCAGTTCCCGACTACCTTTGACGATCTGATCGAACTGCCCGAACCCGGGGGTAGCCGTTTCCTGACGCTGCAAGGCCATGATCTTGCGTTGCGGGCGCGCGACGGCACAGTCACACCGCTTACGCAGGGCGCAACTGCTGACCTGACCTGGCGATCAAGCGAGGAGTCCGAGCAGGATTTTCCGGCAGTCTGGTCGCCCGATGGCAAGCTGATTGCCGCCGTCCGGCTGGATCTGCGGGGCGTGCCGCATGAGCCCGTGATGCGCTGGCTGGAAACGCCGCCGCGCGTGGACCGCATTCCCTTTCCGCGCGCAGGCGAGCCGATGCCGCGCTTTACGGTTGCGCTGTTCAGCCCAGATGGCGGCGCTCCCCGTTTCCTCGATCTCGGTGACACCGCCGACCACTACGTGAACATCATCGATTTCAGCCGCGACAGCCGTACGCTGCTGGTGCAGGTGACCGATCGCGCCCATCATCATTGGCGTCTGCTCGGGGTCGATATCGCCAGCGGTGCGGTGACGACCCTGCTGGAAGAGCGGCGGGCGACCTATATCGACACGCCCATGACGCTTGCGCCGAGGCTGGTCCACGTCGTCGACGGCGGTTTTGTGCACCTCAGCGAGGCGAGCGGCTACCGCCACATTGTGGTCCACGCAGCCGATGGCCGCAAGCTGCGCCAGCTGACCAGCGGCCCCTTCGTGGTCGAGGACATCGTGGCGATCGACCATCGCCAGGGCTGGGTCTATTTCCTTGCCGACACCACGCCCTCCACCGTCCTCACACCGAGCCTGCACCGCGTGCGGCTGTCCGGGGGTGCGAGTGAGACCATCGGCGGGGAAGGGGTGGAGAAGGTCTGGTTCGCGCCCGATCTGGGCCATGTGGTGATCCGCCGTTCCTCCACGACGTCCGTGCCCGTAACCGAGCTGCTCTCGACAAAGGGGGGAGGGGCGAAAGTCCTTTCCAGCCCGCCTACGGTGCAACTGGCCGCGCTTCCCCAAGGTATCCCGATCTCGACAGCTTCTGCCGATGGCAAGCGCGAAGTCCACGGGGTGCTTTACCTGCCGCCGGGAGCCCAAGGGCCCGTGCCGGTTGTCGAGATCATCTATGGCGGGATGCAGCTCGATTTCATGCCGCGCCACTGGTTCGGTTTCGGGCGGCTCGAGGGCGGCTACAATGGCATGATCGCCCGCCTGCTGTTGGCCCGCGGCTATGCGGTGGGCTACATCAATGCCCCGGGCACACCGAACCGCGGGCGCAGCTATCAGGACGCGACTTACGGGAACTGGCCGCAATCGGTCATCCCCGATCATGTCGCGTGGTGGCGCGCGGCGGCACAGCGGCATCCCGGTATCGATCTCGCGCGTCTGGGCGTCTACGGGAACAGCTGGGGCGGGTACCTTGCCCAGCGCGCGATGATCGACGCGCCCGGGTTCTACCGGGCCGCGATGGCGATGGCACCGCCTTCCGATCTGGTCGATCACCCCAATTACATCGAGCCCTTCATGGGCCGACCGGACGAAAACCCCGACGGTTACGCCAAGGCGTCCAACCTAGATCGGATCGCAAATATCCAAGGGCCAGTGCTGGTTATGCCCATGCCGCTTGATGTGAACGCGAGCTTTTCTCCGGCGATGAAGTTCGTCGATGCCATGATCACTGCCGGCAAGTCGGTCGAGATTTTCACGATCCCAGAGGTTAATCA